In the genome of Brachypodium distachyon strain Bd21 chromosome 3, Brachypodium_distachyon_v3.0, whole genome shotgun sequence, the window ATCCTCGGTTCAACAGCGCAGGGATCGGTTTCGACTCCCAGACCGGAGACTACAAGGTGGTTAATCTGATGGTCGACCCCCGTCGGGGATCGCAGTGCCACGTGCTCACCGTGGGTGCCGCCGGCGGGATCGGGATCTGGAGACCGCCCGCCGcctctgctgccgccgccggtcatCAGATCTCCGTGATCAAAGACGACGATGCCATGGCTGGTATTTTCGTCGACAGGGACGTCGACCCGGTGATCGCGGACGGGCGCCTCCACTGGATATGCAGGACCAGCTTCAGCGTGTACAACGAGCCCCACGTGATCCTCTCTTTCTCGCTCGCCGACGAGTGCTTCCGCCAGCTCCCGCAGCCTCTCTTCTCCGCCTCCGACGTCGACGTCCCGATCGTGTGCCGCGACATCAGCCGCGGGCGAATCAAGCTACTCGGTCGAACCACACCCGGCAGCGTCCAAGAATTCGTGGTGATGCCGGCCGGAAGAGCCCTGGTGGAGCTCGACGGGGGCCTCTGCATCGTGCGCGACGTGCGACGCCGCAACGACGTCGGCAACAGGCTGCTGGAGATTTGGAGACTGCAGGACTGCGAGGCCGGAACGTGGTCCATGGACTACAGCATCAGCCTGACAGAAGAGGTcgccaagcagcagcagctgaccAGGCCCTGGCTTGTCGTGCTTCCAGTCTGCTACCTCGGCAGCGAACAAGACACGCAGGCGGCCAGCAGGAAGCTGCTGCTTGTGACCACGGCGCATGAAGCCTACGTCCACGACCCTGCCACCAACTCCCTTGAGACGGTGGCCGTTGATGGATTTGTACCAGCAGATCAGGGGACCTCTCCTTTTCCGTTGTCTGACTTTGTGCGCCACTTGCTTTACCAGGAGAGCCTTGTCCAATTTGTTGGCATGGAACACGGCAGGGGATCAGTGATTGATGAGCTCCGAATGGTGCCTTTATCTTTGACTTAGTCTTAGGTCACGCACGGTATATCTACGCGGTACTTACTGGACGAGTGCTTTACATTAGTAACTTGGTGTGCTTTGGGACTTTGAACTTTTGCACCCACGATCTTGTTATACATTAGCAACTATCTTCTGCTGTAATTCACTCTATAACTGCCTTCAATTCGGCAACGTCCTAACACAAACGCCTGCAGTATTACGGAAGTAAAAATTAAGCCTATGAATTACCCCACCTGTGAAAACTTGCGAATTctccagcagctgctgctctcATGGctgcttttgaaagtattccTTTTCTCATTAGCCTTGCCAGGAACAGCTTGTGACTCATTTGGTGTATTGTTTGCTTGTGACTCTGAAATACTTGCAGCACTCTTGGCTTGTGTTTCTGGTCTGATATGGTCTTCAGTTCGCGTCCATGTCTGCAACAATCTGACGGTGCACAGGATCCAAATTAAGATGATAATCTGACTGTGTCACCTGCAGAATTAATTGTTTCAGAAATTCTAGTCTGGTACATGTACTCTTTCCATTTCACaattcttatcgaaatattacatgtatagacgttttttatgaatagatacatctattttttttgacaaatttgagacaacaattatgagacgaagggagtacagTAATAATGATGTACTCGGTATCTCTTATCCAAGGAGAACAATCGTACGGTTGAAATGGGACCTGAAGCTGGCCCGGCCATCCTGATCCTTGTAAGCACGATCGTCGCAGCGCAATTACCTTGGACCATGTGAATTAGCAACAACCAGAAAATGTTCACAGCTGCTAAATGAGTCATCACAAGCCGCCTCCATGCtgttatctactccctccgtctggTTTTAGGGGGCGTAAATTTTGAACGGTTTCATCCAGATTTAGCAGGCGCATTTGCACTTGCGGCAGTTGCAAGACCAAAATGCCCCTCCGTACTGCACTCGTGCATGCTTACTTGAATTGATTTATGCTACCTTTCCGAAGTGGCGGTTCTTCTCTTCCTCATGCACGGGATTTAAATATGGCCGCATGCGTGCGTGTGGGCGGATTTTCCTCTCGTCTCAATTGGCCGCCAAAGATTGCGTCCCATCGACCGATCCCACGCGGGCCCGCGCGCGAGGGCATTTTCGTCTGCAGCTGCGCTCTTGGTACGCGCGAAAAAACAAACGAGCCTCTTAAaaccggacggagggagtagaagaaaAAGTCTGCGTTTGTGTAGCCTATCCTATCCATGGTAGGTTCTGAACCGAATTTAGCTACGACCGTTGCATATCATGATCTTAACATATCAGACAAATTTAGATGTAGTTATTGCACGTCATGGTATATTGTGTCAAAATAAGGAAAGGAGATTGTCTGCAGTACAAAAGTATTCCTCCAAATCCAAGAGATTTCGGGTACTACTTTTTAGAAATTTCTTATGTCTTGCCTactgaaagaaaaagattgcAGTATTGCACAACCCATGTTAAGATGATGCTTGCAGAACTTCCAAGGTACTCCAAAGTTTAACTATTGCATTAAAACAAACCAATGTTTCTCAATGGCATTTAAAACTAGATTTAATTTTTGGTAATCCATTAGCTAAATTATTTTAGAAAGGAAATATCGGATATATTTGGATACACCACCAGCATTAACACCATTAAAATTTACTGGTAGCAATTAATGCCGCTGCTAATTAATATTgtgctatatatacatatcatGGAGCAAGCAGAGGATGCATAATCAAAATCTGATGAATCGTAACCATATGGCTAAGCACATGAAGAACAATGGTCTTCTACTACTTTCCTTGCTTCTCATGAGTTGTTTGGCCATTCCTCCATTGAtatatggtactccctccgattcataataaatgtcgGGAATCTAGTataaagttagtacaaatttgtactaaatccgcgacaattattatggatcggatggagtaattAAAAACATGattatatattatatataacTACAATGTTCACCCTTATGCATGACATAATTTTGAGTGGTTTTCCTCATAGAATTTCATATCCGCATGTCCATATACGAAAACAAATCATATTCATGTTGAGACTAAATTTCTCTGTGTTGTTAATCTTTAGAGTGGACAATCGAGAGCGTGGGGAGCACCAAAGCTGTAGGAACTAATGGAATCAATATAATAAAAAGTGTGACGTGCACGCAGCAAAACGGGGGCTTGTACTGCTGTAATAACTGGAATCTTTGCTTTCCCTCGGAGCTAGAGTGCATGGAAGCTTGCTCTGGTCACATGGAGAACAATCACTCTACATCCCCGTGATTCAGAATGTGTTTGTATGTGTTTGGATAAACTTATGTAGCCAATAAATAATCGTAACTAAggttttttatttccttattattttttattacttCACTGAAGTATGTTGGAGAGAATATGATTCACTAATCAGCAGAGTGCTTATTCCTTTCATTTGTATTTTCTGAAGAAATATAAGTATCATCAGCCAACAAGTATATCTTTTCTTAAGTAATAATAAAGCTAACACCATATGTTGATTATCCTTGGACACAATCCCAAATAAGAGAACAATTAACAAACCAACATAATATCTGTAGTCGACACACGGCAGTACTTTGAAACATGAGTACCGGTACAGTTGTAACCATCATATCAATCGTCTATTAGTGACCAAGTAACCTTCACGTGCATCTTAAGGTCACCGCAAACAATTCTATCGGTATCCAAACCCGAAGGGTGAGCCACAAAACCAAAGGCTCGTGTGTCCGCTTTAGTAGCAATGTTAAATATCAGATTTTTTGTCAAAACCGACAGCAACCACATGGCGGGACAATTCAACAGCACGACAGGTCACTGCACCACCAGCTTTGCTATCAGGAAGCACAATAGTGCCGTTGATGCCAGTGGCATGAGCTGTGATTTTTCCAGTGAAATCACCCTTCGGAAATCGAAATGCTAAATTTAATGATAGCCTTCATTGTTTTCTTGACAATTGCATGTTTCACCTCCATGGTATTGAGCCTAGTACCAAGAAAGCAACTTTCaaccacatttttttctcCCTCTTGATAGAAGTTTATCGATGACAATCAATCCCTTGATAAGTTGTCTTTCTATCTACATTGCTGTGTTGCCGTGTCAGGCTAGGGGCTAATGGCAGGCGTGCATCGAGCCGCGTCGGCTCATCATGCTGGACTGAGCTAGAAATTTGGGCGCGGCTCAAGCTGCTTCGTTGATGGGCTCAAGCCAAAGCTGCACAAAGCTACTGCTAGCTCCCAAGCATCGACCCTGCTCATTCCTGCCAAGCCAATTACCTCTACCAGTTGAAACTCCACCGCCATAGTCACCATCGCCCCCGGTTTGGTGAACTAATTGACAGAGGAAATTATATGTCCATCGATCTCCATGAAAATCCGATAATCCGAAGTGGATGATTTTTGCCAACCATCCTCCTCTGTTTCATGTTGATGTGAAAATTGGTTGTGAGCATTAATCCAAttggaaggagaagaaaaaaacatgttaaCTTTTCTTTATCAAAATTGGTTGTGTGCATTAATCCAATTTGAGTACGAGTTCAGCTTGCGGAAAATTTCTTCTATGCATCACATTCAAGAATTTCTCAATCTCTGCGCGCAGGTGCAGCAAGTTTAGCTCACGGAGAACCGCATCGACGCCATCTCTTGGAAGTTCGCAACTAACGGGGAGTATTCTACGTCATCGGCCTACAATGCTCAATTCGTGGAGGAAGTCATCTCTTGCATGCATCCGGCCATCTGGAACTCTTGGGCGCCCCCAATTGTAATTTTTGCCCCcaagtgtattttttttcttggcttATCATTCTCAATAGGTTTGGATGGCTGATCATCTTGAGCGACGGGAATGGCCAATTGTGGACTTTGCCACCTTTGCAAGCGTGAGATAGAATCCGCAGCCCACCTCATCTTCAAGTGTAGATTCTCGAGAAGGATTTGGATAATGGTCAAAGAGTGGTGGTTCGGTTTCTGTTCAGACTGGCGATTCCAACGAAAAGCTATCACTTCGATCATCATGCTTGTCTCTTGGGATATTTGAAAAAAGTCGCAACGCTCGTGTCTTCCGTAAAGTTGCTACCTCGCTTCTGATCATCTTTGATCGCATTAAAATCGAGGTCTTGGCTCGAGCAACTGCCGAGGCCAAACACCTTGGGTCTATTTTACTAGGACATTAGGCTTCTTGTATTTTGCTTGCCTTGTTTTTAGGGGCTTCTTTTGCTCTTGGCCGTTTTGTTCGTACTCTTTCTCTTTTAGTGGAATGAGGCAAATCTTTTACCTCTGTTTCGAAAAAAGATTGACTAAGAGTCACAATCCATCATATGACGATAATGAGTaataattttatttgaaaCAATACATAAAGTTAAGATAGTAATGAGACATGAGTTGGTGCTAGTCTGTGATTGTTGTCACCGTCTCTATTCAGCTCAAACTCTTGTGGTTCAACGATGGCCCCACGAGACAGTGACAGGGCGACACGGGAGGCCGTAGTCGTGCCCACGTTCCCCACCAGGCATGACCTGTGCACGAATCTTGAGGCGCTAGCTAGAGCCAACACATTACTAGAGATTTAGAGACGACGATGTATTATTCTCTGATCTGGACATGCCGATGATGACCTCTATCTGTTTCCGATTTTGCACGTGCACCAGGGGACCAAACAAGTCGTCGAGTCCCTGCGCCACCAAACGCCGGTACGGCCACCGCCCGCCGCAGGAGACCATCCTCGGCGCCGTCCCCGTCGGAGAGCAGCGTTTGCTGATCCGGGCACTTTTAATTAGAGAAGATGAATCGTGTGCATAATTGGATCGATGAAACATCATCGGAAGGCACGCACAAAAGGAAGGAATTAGTGCATACCAAAGCTAAGCCCGGTAAATCAGCAATCAGACGCGAGAGGCTTCCAAATATGTGTGACTATTATGTCGTTTCCCTTTGCATCTCTTTGGTTTCTGCCATTACATTTGCATCAGCATCAATCCAGAGTGAGTTCATGGCATCCAGAAAAAGAACTCACAGAAATAAAATTCTCAAAGCTGACTAATTAATCTTCCGTTTCGACCCAACTTTCTACGCTAGTCCTACAAAAGTAATTACACAGATTACAACCTTCATCAAAACTCGAGAAAGTCAACTGTTTCAAGGTGCAAGTACAAGCCAGAGGACGAACCGGAAAAGACAAGCCAGAAAAAGGTCACCGCGCCGCGAAGAGCGCGCCGAGGAAGCCGAGGCAGCCGGCCACGAGGCGGCAGAGcgggccgcgccggcgccgccggcgccatatCCTGTCCTGCTCCTCGCCCCCGCGCGCCgacggcgtcagctgcaggtACGCGTACGCCGCGTGCTTCACCAGCGGGTGCCGGATCATGTcagcggcaccggcgccgggggagttcgcagcagcagccgcctgCTGCTTGGCCGCCGCGGCGTACTCGGGCGAGGAGATGATGTCGCGCAGACTGGTGTATCCgccctcggcgccgccgccggtggggaTCTCGATCTCCGGTGGCACCCACCGGCCCTTCATCCCGGACGACGGCGGG includes:
- the LOC100842351 gene encoding uncharacterized protein LOC100842351, whose amino-acid sequence is MVTAVAAAAVLEPPPRRPRHRLAGGGEFELRHWRPARRGKGPPSSGMKGRWVPPEIEIPTGGGAEGGYTSLRDIISSPEYAAAAKQQAAAAANSPGAGAADMIRHPLVKHAAYAYLQLTPSARGGEEQDRIWRRRRRRGPLCRLVAGCLGFLGALFAAR